aaGTAGGAGATGGAAAGGGTCCTAAAACATCCACAGCCTTAACCAAGTGTCGGCCTTGCACGGAGGGAACCAACCCATCGCCACCTTCTCTGCTCTGAGGGCAGACATGCAGCTGCTCTGGTGCATCTCAGCCTCAGCCAGAGACAGACCTGACGTGCATTATGGTTTTTAACCTTTTTAGTCTTTGTCAGGAAGGGAACagtttattttaagtatttgctGTAGTATCTTGTATTTCCCAGTGCAGTTGCAGAGCCactctgggctgtgcagcccaggctggcaggacagcagctgctggagctctctTGCTCACTTGTTTTAAGCCTTAGGtactgtttctttctttctttctttctttctttctttgtttttcttttcttccaaagagGCCTAAATGACATCCCCTTCCCCCGGATGAGCCCGGGGCCAcgtccagcagcccaggctgcctctgccaggtgcctgcagcctgggaacccttcccagagccccaggctgtccccagccagtcCCAGGTGTGGTTACACTCTGTGTTCCCTGCAGCGAGGGCGTGTTCCATTCCAAGAGCAAACCGTGGATCCCGCCAGCCCCGGGCCCCAGGCAGGTGGGAAGGACAAAGGCTGAGCTctcccaggagaggctggggtCAGCTGGAGGCTGGGGTGACATTTGGAACTCTGAGATGTGGagctgggggtggctggagccTCGATCCGACCGCGTTCCCAACGCCTGCTCGAGCCGATCCGTGGGGTTGTACATAATTGTTCAGTTCTTTTGACCAAAAagtttaataaattttaaatgtttaccTGGCCGTGCTCCCCGTGTTTTGACAAGCTTTCCTTCGCCCGGGGGGGTTTGCAGTTGGGATGGGTGGAGTGGCCGGGGCTGCTGCCTGGATCTGTTctgtcagcagggcagggggagtgTCAGTACAAAGGATAGGCTGCAATCTCCTACCTGTATCCTCTTTGCTTTCCATTAGCTTTTAACTTCTCTTGcaatttttatccttttatctAAAACCAGATTTTAGTGTCAAGTTGGATGAAACTGCTGCCTAGTGGAGcaccctggtctagtggaaggttgTGGCCCCCATGGCAAGGGGAGGAACTGGATGGGGCAgaaccccaaacccttctgggatTGTTTCTGCCCCATGGCTTTGGGCAGTCCCACACATTGTGGGACTTGAATTCAAATCAATGAATCAATGAAAATGAGAGCATGGAACACTGCAGTacctctgtgcccagcaggagccagccctgccccagggctgtgaccccagggaggaaggagctggggacagtggcagtGAAAAAGGGACACTGTGGTTTaaccccttccctccccagcagggacctgctgctctcagtcccatgggagctggaagcagcaccAGAGCACTTGGGGGGTTCTGACTCCACCTCTGCTCTTGGCTCCAGCCtcaggggaggtttggagtgGAGAGTAGGAAAAATTCCTCCCTGGAAagggctgcccagccctggcacagctgccagccctggcagcatTTCACAGCCCTGTGgaggtggcacctggggacacggggcagtggtggcctgggcagtgctgggatggttggactggatgggctcacagggcttttccagcctcaacAATTCCATGgtttccagctcctccctgtgtgtgtgcagtgagtGCAGGTTACCCAGGGCCTGCTGACCTTTGTTTGATGCTTTTTCCATGGAAACTTCTCAATTCCATGTCAGGAGGTGACCAGTGGgaaaggggcagggagaggccaAGAGCCTCATCAGCCCCTGTCAGCCATTACTGCAGAAAAAGGAACGAGGACACTCTGAGTTCACCAGGaacctttttatttaaatatataaaacatgGTATTTTGGCAAACattcattttctcattaaataaGATAAAATCACTGAAGGGAAAGGCATTGCATCAGTAAAAACCAAGGAGAAGCCACCCTGTGGTTggtgtgcccagggctggggtcagGTGCAGGTTTTAGGGACAGGTAAAGCCTGTGAAGCAACAGCCTGCAGTAGGTACAGCAGAGAACTTGGAGTAACTGCTAGGGCTTCAAGAAATGTCCtggcaaaagcagcttttagTAGGCACTAAATCCACATTCTACCTCTGAACTAGGACAAACTGATGGAGTTTTACCCACGTGCTCACCTCTTCCCACTGTGTCTCAACACCTTAGACCTCCCACCCAAGTGAACAAAGCAACAACTGCCAGAGTTAAAAGTGCCCGGGGCcggtgccagccctgggaattCCCGGATCAATCTGTAAGGCCACTCGTGGTTTGGGCTCTTCCCTCCCCGTGGGGACAGTGAcaagctcccagcacaggggagggacagggccCAGCACAAGGGCTGCTGAAAGCTGGGGCTGGTTTCAACACGGAGCTGCTCTAATTCTCAGGTACTTCACTACAAAGCACTAAGGGACATTACAGCATCTGCCACGTGCTCGAGGGATTGATCCAGCAGGGATTGATCCAGCAGGGATTGATCCAGCAGGgactgctccagcagggactgCTCCAGCAGGCTCTATGTGACACGGGAGCTCCAGCGTCTCCCCTCCCATTTTTAGACTAAACTAAaacaggacacggacaggacacaCACACGACGGCGCCACGACCAGCTCCCCTCCTCTGCAcctcctgtgctccagctgagtctgtctgctccagctcctccaccaCGTGCCTCTagaaggtgctgctggaagctgtggTGGTCAGGCGCCTGCCAATGTAAATcctgggggcagagcagagctctggtcAGTGCAGGGACACTGACCAGTGCAGGGCACACTGACCAGTGCAGGACACACTCTGAGCAGTGCAGGACACACTGACCAGTGCAGGGCACACTGGCCAGAACTGGGAATTGAAATCAGGCCTCCAAGAAAGCAggtaaaaaaaatctacttttttttaactgaacCTTACCCCAGTCCAATGGCCAGCAggtgagagagcagcagggatgggaggaaaaCCTTCAGGAACTCTGCAGAGAAAATCCCCCCTTTCTTCATGACACTGGTGTTCCTCATGCTGAGCGTGGCCGTGCGCCGGGGGTGTTTGAAGAGgaattccctggatttgggaaggaaggTGAGCTGTGcttgggctggaggagctgcaggagctctctctcccagcagctgtggctgcactcACTTGGGTGGGATGTTCTCGGGCCGGCTGGACCAGTCCCAGATCCAGTCCGCGTTCTTCCGCAGCAGCCGCtccacctccctcctcctctccaggaaATCCTCCTCGGACTGAAACACGAGCCAGCACCcatcaggcagcacagctggcagtgccacagctcctgccccactgcccaggCCAGCCCTGACACCTTCCCACCCTTCCCATGCCCCTCAGTGACGGGAGCAGAGATCCGTGCTCAGTGGGGTGAGAACGGCAGAGa
The DNA window shown above is from Oenanthe melanoleuca isolate GR-GAL-2019-014 chromosome 6, OMel1.0, whole genome shotgun sequence and carries:
- the BNIP3 gene encoding BCL2/adenovirus E1B 19 kDa protein-interacting protein 3 isoform X2 translates to MSRQSPAEENLQGSWVELHFSSNGSGSGSGSSVSGGSQEQVPASLSIHNGDMEKILLDAQHESGRSSSRESSHCDSPPRSQTPQDSHRALEIESHSSGEKNSFQSEEDFLERRREVERLLRKNADWIWDWSSRPENIPPKEFLFKHPRRTATLSMRNTSVMKKGGIFSAEFLKVFLPSLLLSHLLAIGLGIYIGRRLTTTASSSTF